CGGAGGCGGATCTGGTCTTTCCTGCCTTAATAAGTGCGCTGTGGTTGCAAGTGGTGTAGGTGCGGTGGTTTCTTTCGTCTCCTCGTGCCATTGTGGTTGTGGTAGGCAGCGCTGGGGAGAAAACCACCTCATCTAGATTGCCTGGAGCTGGGCCTCGCCGGATCCGAGCTTCCGGCGACGGCTGGGTCTCCCCCCGATCCGGAGAAGGGCTTCGGGCATGATGctggaagctaatgatgatgggGATCCGGAGCTCAAAAGACGTTGGTTCAAGAGAAGCTACGGCGCCCGCGCAGGCTGGCCGGTCTTCTCTGTCCATTCATCTGATCTTATGGTCGAATGGCGGCTCAAATCTTTCCTCCTGGCCTCGATGCTCAAGTGGAGGTTGTGCTGCTTCGTGTTGAAGTCCATGGTGTGTCACCGTGAAGATCTCGCCGGACCAAGTGGTTCGTCCCCGACGCTGGCGGTGATACGATCTAGCAGGGAGCAGTTTGGACCCGATCACATTTTTCCATATCTCTTCGGGGTCTTTTTCGTAAGATAAAGGGGCCagtttgtattttctttcttctgTAGGGTCCTTGTTGTATGATGTACTGCCCAAAccgtcatatatatatatatattgagtAGGATTTTCTACAATAGCTTGCCACAGAACTAGTTAAGGTTTTCAACAGTGGAAAAGTtctcaaaaatcctgaaaaaaaTACTGAACCAACACACCTATAATATAAAATGATCCAACGGAGGGATTGAAAAAATATGACTGCATGTGTCCTGGACAAAAAGAACAAAATTTTCAATATATATTGATCCTGCAGTGAGCTGAAATGCTTGTTTTTTCGCTGAGGACACATAAATGCATATTTTCACAATCACACCGTTGGATCATCTTATTATATTACACACACTAATTGGAAGCACCATGCGAGGCACCACATTTATCCTAGAATTAAGAAATTTCATCCATCTGATTAATAAGTATTATGTTGGTAGCCGTCCGATGAAACATGAGATGTGTACGCTAAGGCAACGTACAGGAGCTGGCCTCCCCATCCCATCCGTACACCCCTGGGCCTCTCCCCTTTCCaaagaaaaaaaacagcaataaATCTTAACGTCATCTCCCTTCCCAAAAAAAAAAGGAATGTGTTCTCTAAACCAACATACGCGAGCCCTCGTGCCCATCCCAGCGTACACTCCTTGGCCTCTCCCCCTTCCAGATTCCTtcgaaaagaaaaataaataacaaaTCTGATCGTCATCACCCTTCTCAAGTGAAAAACAAACCAACTAGAGAACCAGATTTTGTCTTCACATGGCCTTTGCGTAATACAGTCTGCAGGTGTTGAGCAATCCGGCACGGTACAATCTACTTACAATATTGACCGGTGTAGGTGGGGAGAAGTCGTCGCCAACATAGTCTCCCAGTGCTCATGTACACCCCCACATGGTTGTGTGCAGTTCTAAAAAACTATGTCGCGCGACCCTGCTTAGGCTACACCACCATCATCCTAGCCGCCAACATCCACATCACATGTTGAATTGATGGCTACTGCTAAACCGATCTTGCTCGGCGCCTCATCCGACCCATCAGGCGTAATTTTATGAAGGTTTCTCCGGCATGGGTGATGCAACCGACAATAGTTAACAGATTAGATTCGTTTATGTTTAAATTCCTCAGCAGGTCTCCATATACTCATGTGCGTCTCCTTCAATCTTTAGTTTTTCTTTGTTACTTTATGGATTCAAGCAACCTGTCGGCAGAAGCTAGGTCTAGATTGGAGTGTTCAAAGCAAGAATGAGTTTACATACTGGTGTTTGCAAGATCCCTCAAGTCCTGGCCAAAAAATATTACTCATAGACTTAGTGTCTTATTTGAGTTTTAGAATCATCGCTTTTATTTTTGTTTCCCCAAGTATAGAAATCTTGAATCCCATCAGGTTCGAGATTCTGGCCATATAGTAACCAAGCATATATTTTTAGTCTAGAAGATGAATTTTTATCCGACGATGGTTAATGCGGCAAAAGAAAATGTGTGCTGGGCTGTTTGAAGCAGATTAGACAGTTATCGCTGTTGGCGCTCTAGGCGAGCTAACATACTATATGCCAGATCAAATGGCCAAGCTGTTCAGGTTCTCAACATCGTTTGATTTTGTCGATGTACACGGTCGTCTCTCTGTCCACCTAGCAAGGAAGTATTTTAGAATCATGAATTTTGTGCTCATTTATCTCTAATACTCTGTCCAAACCGATTGTGCTAACTCTCCTATTTTATATGGCTGATTTGTGGAAAGTGCATTGCATATGTAAGTAAACTAGGCTTGACCAACGTTGAAGTCTACCATCAATTTTTAGTGCCTGAACAAAAATAATTGACCTTTATACACAAACTGGTCGTGCTTTGAGAATAGGCATCGCTTGGCTTGAAGGGATGCAGATGAGCATGTCATGAGGACCCAACGAGATGTAAAGCGAAGAGGTTTGACGTAGTGGCTTATATCAAGAGGCAACGGCGGTTCCGGTCGGCTGGTGATATGTAGCGCCAGCTACATCCTACGTATCCTGTCGCAAAGTACTGGCCAGTGTAATACAGGTTTACTCTACATACATGTTTTGTTGGAGTCTAGCATAGCTTGATTATTCTGCATGCTCATATATTATGAATTTTTTTCCCGCATAGTTTTTCACTGATACACTGCTTTTACATGATTAGCGCCTAAGCGAGTGTCGAATTACATTGTTTCTTAGAGGGAGAATTATATTGTTTCTTAGAGCACCAATTCACATGGATGTGTAAGAAAAATCTCATCTTCGCATACGATTATGCATGAGATATACATATCTTTGTTACAGatagaaaatagaaaaaaatTCTCCAACCAAATTAATCTTATAATTCTCAAAGAATTTATTGATTAAGAGAAGTAATCTGAAACCCATATAATCTAGCCCACTGACGCCAATTAGATAATTTCTTATTACGTGGTTAGAAATATCGCATATGTTATAGACAGAGCAACGTGCGTGGGTCCAGTATTTCAAACAACCTGTTTTATAACTAAAACAAAACTAGATAGAACTCAAATGCCTTTCATATGTTCCTAATAGTACACTTCTGCATGGAGATTCTACATATTAATACTAAATCATGTTGGGTGATTAGTGTCTCGACATATATGAAGATCAAACTCTGTTGGACTTTCACGGCATAAGGGAAAATATAATCTACAACATGGCATTTGTTATTGGAGCTACGTACAAAGACTTTTAGGTAATGAATAAATAGAGCATGGACCTGATTTTGCATTTGCAACCATGTCGTCCACTAATATAATGAATCTAAACTTAATGAAATTAGAAACCCTATTTTCATATCATCGTACAATCGGAGGTTTCTTGGCATGATCCAGATGGAATATGTGTGCCATGTGACATAACTTAATCACAAATTAGTCAAAGCAATAAATATTCTTTGACCTCTATGTATAACTAATAAAAAATGATACATGCATGCTTAATAATGATCAATGAAAACATGTTCGCACTACTGACAAACATTTCAAATTCGTAAAAATATTGGCCCAATATGAGAATTAATGCTAGCCCGTGCAGGTGCACGGGTTGATGACTAGTTGATGACTAGTTTAACTAATGCAGTGCCACCAGGTCCTTCGGGACCCTTCTCGTGTTAAAAAAACACAGACTAGGCTGAACCCTCGCCGCATCGAACCTATATTTTTGAGATACTGATGTATTTATGTATTTTTTGAGTGGATATACAATATCATCCCTGTGTATAAAGTTCATCTGTGAAAGTTGGGCTGTTTTCTGCTATAAGGCATGCATGGGTGCATTACGCTTGTAGTTGAACATGCTGGCTGCCTAGTACGATTAGATTTTGTACTCTCTTTCTCTTTTTGAACATTACTTGTCTACTCTTCTCACTGGCCTGCCATTAAGAATTTATGATTATGTTGTTCACCTCAGGCATGGGATGTTGTTTGGTCCAAGTAGCTCCAGCTTAGGGCTCAGGCATGTTCCACATGGATGGCATCAAGGGGGAGTCTTTGCTGGTGGCGTGCCGTAGCAGGCAGTCCAAGCAAAGCTGAGCTTGCACTTGCCGAGCCCCAGGGCAAGTACTACATGGCTGACGTGGTTTAGAAGTTCGCCCAGGCGTGATTCTGAGCGAGCCAGCAGATGGAGCTTTGCTGAAATATAGAAAACAAGCTGGTTGTGTCTACTTTGCCCAGGCATGAGTAGTTGTCCGCAACAATCCCTTGTGAGTTTGAAATAGTTGTGGTGTGCCTCCACTCCCTCCACAATGCGCAAAAACAATGGTTTCCGCACGTGAACACGGCGACGAAACTATTGATCATCCAGGAAAGTAGGATTGGGAGCAAAGTAGTCCCTGCAAAGTAGTCCCTATCTCGGTTGGTCACTCTTCTTCCTTCGAATGAGCCCTTGAAATTCAGAATATGCTCCACTTGCTAGTCTatttcctcttccatgctcatgAGCATGATCAAGTCCACTTCTTTGTCCAAATCAATCGAAGAACTCATCTTGAATCAGTTGATCAAGCTCTGTCGGTCCATACTCCTCATCTCAGGAAGTATCGGAATCCATCATTTTCCATAATAAAATCATAAAAAATCCGGTCAGACAATGTGTTGAACACACCAAGCGCAAGGCGGAGCTAAAGAGTTGCTGGACGAACCGCGGTGGCGTCCGGGCCGTCGATGACGTCCCACGCGGCGGAGGACGGGACAGAGGACTGCTCTGCCGGAGCTGGCGGCGCAGAGGCTAGGAACGGCTGCGGAGCGCGTGCGGCTGCAGAGCGGCGAGACGAACGGCCAgggccggcgggggggggggggggggggggggcaggggggcggccgccccgggcccccacCCAGGTATGTACTAGGGTATATACGTATAGCAGGCTGTAGGCCCATGTCAAACAAAATAGCCAAAGGCGAGGCCCTTCATCATCCTTTCACGCACACGCACAGGCTCGCAAGCGAaacgagcagcagcagcaggattAGCGACATGCGCGGCTTGATTAGCGATCGCTTTCCTTCGTCCCCCACGTGAAAAAAAGACAACAATATGCTATCCTTTCACGGCTTCACCTAGAAAAAGAAGGCCGATCGTGATCCTGTCGATTCTCGACAGTTCGACCCGTCTGATCATGCAGGCTCCCAGCCCTAGTCTGCCGCCTGCCGTCGCCGACGCGCCGTACTGCAGGTCTGCCGACTGCCATCTGCCCCTTGCTAATTTCTAATTCTCTTCTCCTAATCTCCTTCCTAATACAGTTCACAGCTGATTTCAATTCAGGGGGCCCTCACGCTTGGTCAATTGCTCATTGCTCTCCGAGTCTAGGCGCTGCAAACAGCACTCGGACTGACGCTATCAGAATTCAGACCACCAGAACCAGGTATATTATATTTGTGTTTGGCCGTTCCTTGATGCGTATGTGGTACTGTTCAATAATTGATGCAAAAATTACTTTTTCAGGATTGTGTTTTAGCATGCCTTCAAGAAACAGGACGTATGCATCAGGtagcaaaaaaaggaaaaagaagaaggCCGCAGATAAATTGGTACAATCACAGCATGGACATATGCACAGATATTTCAAGTGTACTTCCACTACTTCGATTAATCCAGATGATGAGTTTGCGATAGTTGCCATAGAGGAAGAGCAACAAAATAATGTGAATTCAGAATTCGATCAGCAAGAAGAAAATGTCGACACCAACATCGACGACAACAATGTAAGTGGCTCCGAGAATGTAGGTAATTCATCGGATGCACAAGAACAGTCTCCTAGTGTTGATGAACCAGTCTATACTCCTAATATTTATGATCCAAGAAATTGGGATAATCTTGACAATAAAGCAAGAGATGTATTAGTTGAGAAAGGGCCAATGAGAGAGGAAGAGGATAAAATGGAATATCGTGTAGATGATGCAGGAAGACATTTTTCCTATGTTCATTATCATAGGAAATTAAGCAATGGAGAGAAACATGGTAGAAAATGGCTAGTTTATTCAGAAGCTGTTGACAAAGTTTTTTGCTTTTGTTGTAAGATCTTCAAGTCTAGCAGTAGCAGGAGTCAGAGTTCGTTAGCACATGATGGATTAGATCATTGGAGGCACATTAGTGAGAAGCTTAAAGAACATGAAAATAGCGTTGATCATATTAATAACATGAACAAGTGGAATGAATTAAGGATTAGACTGCGGAAAGAGGAAACTATTGACAAGGAATTTCAGCATAAAATAACAAAGGAGAAAGAACGTGCCAGGCAAGTTTTGTTAAGAATAATAGCCATTGTGAAATATCTTGGTAAACGCAACTTGGCTTTTCGCGGAAACAGTGAGCAACTTTACAAGGATGATAATGGTAATTTCTTAGCTTGTGTTGAGATGATTGCAGAATTTGATTTGGTAATGCAAGACCACCTTAGACGTATCCAGAACAAAGAAATTCATTACCATTATCTCAGTCATAAAATTCTTTGAAGGATAGATTTAAACAACTAATGGTGTTCCAAGATATCTTTGGATTTTTATTGAGCTCGGGCACCCTGAAGTCATTAAGTGATAATGAACTTGAACAGTGTTGCACAAAATTTGCAGAAACATTCTCTCTTGATGGTTCATCTGATGTAGAGGTATATGATCTTATTTCTGAATTGAAGATTATGAGATTCACACTTTGCCAAATGGCGTAATGTCTGCCATGGAGATTTTTAGGCATGTCAGAGTAGTTGATTGTTATCCAAATATCTTCATTGCTTATCGCATCTTATTTACTGTGCCTGTGACGGTCACATCGGCTGAAAGAAGCTTTTCAAAGCTGAAATTGTTGAAGAATTATTTAAGGTCAACAATGACTCAAGAGACGTTAAATGGTTTGGCTACATTATGCATCGAGAAGAAATTATTGGATGAGATTGACATCGACCCCATCATAAGCGACTTTGCATCGAGGAATGTTAGAAGAAATTTTTACGGTAATATTTATAAATTATTTGATACGCATACTGATTTTGAATGCATTGGAGTGTTATTGCTAAATATTCATATATACATACATTTTTTTTACTACTACAATGTGTTTATAAGGGCCCCGGATTTTAGGTTTGCCCCAGCCCCCAAAATCTCAGGACCGGCCCTGCGAACGgcacggaggaggaggaagagaggagagagagtgaATGGATCCGGCAGGTCTAGGGGTGGATTTGATGCAATTTACGGTAGGGCCGGGCAGTCGGATCAGACGTGACGGGCGTGCCCGGACGCCTCATATCCGCTTCATGTTTGGGCTGGATATGATGGGTGCCAGTCAGATCGGGCGTTTGAGGCCAGTTTGAGGTGCCCGACTGGGTCGAAATATCGCGACCGAAAAGTGACCGGACGGCCCGCCTGAACGTAGAAGGCGGGTTTGAGACGCGCGGCTATAGATGCTCTATGGTTCCCTGATACGTCGTTGTTTTTTCAAGCCTTCCCACGCAGCTGACTCCACCGGATCGATCGAAACTGTCCCTAGTGATCGATCCAAGGCTACCTTTTTTTCTAGACTCAGGCCAGCTTTTCTCTCGTACCGATCAATCGGATCGATCACACCAAGCACAGCCAGCTCCCTAACGATTGAGAATCTCAGCTGACTCGATCGTATCTCAACGCCGTCTGTGAGCAACGTGTACTCACTCATCAGCCAACGAACAAGCCCCAGCAGCCAATGAAAGACTCCCGAGTCCATAATCGTGTCCGATACCCATGCGCCCACGCATCGGTCTGAAAGAAAAACACGCCGCCCCCGATCGTCCCACGACCGTCGTCTCCACGCGGGCTTCAGGGGTTGCAGGTCGAGGCCGCTGGGAAAATATCTAGTGCTATCAAAGTTTAGGTTCTACCGTGATAAAAGCTTCTGGGCCGTCGGATTCTTAGATCTGATGACTCTCAATGACTTTACAACATTTGCAAAAAAGCCTACGTTCTTTCTAAAAATTGCGCATAGGTCCAGCAGATCCAACAGCTCCCGGGTGCCGTCCTATCTAAGAATCCGACAGCCCAGATGCCCATATCACGGTAGCATTTAAGCCTCGGTAGCATCAGATACTCTCCCCGAGGCCGCTACCCCTCCTCCATAGGGGAAAATATCGTGTACTCCAATTGATGGTGTGCTCCGGCTGCACCATGTTAACAACAACCATTAGATATATATTGTAGGTACATGATCCAACCCGAACGCTCCACCCTTGGAAATTTGCAAACAACACCCCAGATGCGTACAGAATTAATGTATTTCCCATGTCACCTACCTTCAAGCCGTGCGACTGTTCCCAAATTGGAACAGAAGGAGCACGAACAGATTAGGGCTTGGGTCCTCCGGCGGCGAACCTGCAACACCGGGCGAACGAGGTCGCTGCGGCGCTAACGTACTGTGCTCCGACGTCCTGGGGAAACTCCCCGCCCCACCATTCTCCACCTCGCCCTCCCTCTTCCCGATCCGGTGCCTAGCTCCGCCGTCCATCGACGCCGAAGAAAAGAACTCCAATCTTCAGGCATGTTGTTAGATGTTACAACCTTGTGTTATTTTGTGAGTTTGGTTGTAATCCGTCATGTGATGTAGCTAATTTTGTGAGATGCAGCTAATTCTAGCTTGGAAAAAATGCAGCGATATCTCTCTGTATTGTATCAGGCACAGGAAATTAATcactgaaaattttgctatattTTACTCGGATTAATATTCGAGCAATTAGGTGATACTCCTAATTGTTCATTGCCTAATTGCATAGAAATTGCTCGAACACTGTACAATTTCAGCAACTCATTGCCTGTACATGAGTACAGATTAATTTCAGTGAAATTGTACAGTACTGTACATGTACAATTTCAGCAACTCATTGCTGAAATTAACAATTTGCCAGTACAGTACTGTACTGATTACTCCAATTATGTGATGAGTACAGACTAATTTTATCTACCTTTTCAAGTACCTGGAGATGAAGTGCTTGTTGGCAAGATCGAGATTCATCTGCCTGTACAATGTGTATGACTTCACAAATTTCTGAGAGTTCACTTTCTATTGGTTTAGTATATTCCATTGGACTAAGCTGGTGTTGTTTTGGTTTACTGAATTAACTGTCTTAGCTCTTTAGCATCATTTTCACAGCACTCTTGTTGCTGAGTACATATATGTGCCAGTGCATTCAGATATTTCCCTCTTTACCACTTTGCCATGGAATTGTTGTTTTTTAAGGCCTGTTTGGTTTATGCCCAGGCTGGCCACACCAACGTGGGGCGAGCCAAAATATTGGCAAAGGTTTTCCCCGCCCGCACTTGGCCAGCTCGTTGGCGAGAAATTGAACAGGGGagcagaaggctgcgtgggcacGCCAAAGGTTTGGCTTCAATCCAAGAAACGCCTAAGAATCTGGTCATCAACGCCAAATATTTGGCTTGGCAAGCCGGGGCGCCCAACCAAACAGCCTCTTAGACTGCAATGTGCTGCAGCTCTAATGAGAAGCTAACTCTTAGGATCAAAGTAATGTTCAATAATTTGGATCCTTTATTCGAACG
This sequence is a window from Aegilops tauschii subsp. strangulata cultivar AL8/78 chromosome 7, Aet v6.0, whole genome shotgun sequence. Protein-coding genes within it:
- the LOC141026730 gene encoding uncharacterized protein; the encoded protein is MGESQAIMCVMRFTVEIVQVLGTEYLRAPNAEDATRLLEMNKARGFSGLCFSMPSRNRTYASGSKKRKKKKAADKLVQSQHGHMHRYFKCTSTTSINPDDEFAIVAIEEEQQNNVNSEFDQQEENVDTNIDDNNVSGSENVGNSSDAQEQSPSVDEPVYTPNIYDPRNWDNLDNKARDVLVEKGPMREEEDKMEYRVDDAGRHFSYVHYHRKLSNGEKHGRKWLVYSEAVDKVFCFCCKIFKSSSSRSQSSLAHDGLDHWRHISEKLKEHENSVDHINNMNKWNELRIRLRKEETIDKEFQHKITKEKERARQVLLRIIAIVKYLGKRNLAFRGNSEQLYKDDNGNFLACVEMIAEFDLVMQDHLRRIQNKEIHYHYLSHKIL